From a single Micromonospora carbonacea genomic region:
- the dapF gene encoding diaminopimelate epimerase, whose product MEFTKGHGTGNDFVILPDPDGALDLTPGLVAALCDRRRGLGADGVLRVVRAAKHPEGAGRAGEAEWFMDYWNADGSFAEMCGNGARVFVRYLLAQELAEPVDGAVPVVTRAGLVRARVEGDGIAVEMRRPRLYDTSTAALGGLTLAGTAVDVGNPHLVCALPAGLDLGALDLTRAPAVDPALFPAGVNVEFTVPGDPVDGVDGHVLMRVHERGSAETLSCGTGACAVAAVALRDAGRDAGTVTVDVPGGRLTVTVTDDACWLAGPALLIATGAVDPAALRR is encoded by the coding sequence GTGGAGTTCACCAAGGGACACGGCACCGGCAACGACTTCGTCATCCTCCCCGACCCGGACGGCGCGCTCGACCTGACCCCGGGCCTGGTCGCCGCGCTGTGCGACCGGCGGCGGGGCCTCGGCGCGGACGGCGTCCTGCGGGTGGTGCGGGCCGCCAAGCACCCTGAGGGGGCGGGCCGGGCCGGCGAGGCCGAGTGGTTCATGGACTACTGGAACGCCGACGGGTCCTTCGCCGAGATGTGCGGCAACGGCGCGCGGGTCTTCGTCCGCTACCTGCTGGCGCAGGAGCTGGCCGAGCCCGTCGACGGCGCCGTGCCGGTGGTCACCCGTGCCGGCCTGGTGCGGGCCCGCGTCGAGGGCGACGGCATCGCCGTGGAGATGCGCCGCCCCCGGCTGTACGACACGTCGACCGCCGCCCTGGGCGGGCTGACCCTCGCCGGCACCGCCGTGGACGTCGGCAACCCGCACCTCGTCTGCGCCCTGCCGGCTGGGCTGGACCTGGGCGCGCTCGACCTCACCCGGGCCCCCGCCGTCGACCCGGCGCTCTTCCCGGCCGGGGTGAACGTCGAGTTCACCGTCCCCGGCGACCCGGTCGACGGCGTCGACGGCCACGTGCTGATGCGGGTCCACGAGCGGGGCTCCGCCGAGACGCTGTCCTGCGGCACGGGCGCGTGCGCGGTCGCCGCGGTCGCCCTGCGCGACGCCGGCCGGGACGCCGGCACGGTGACGGTCGACGTCCCCGGCGGCCGCCTCACGGTCACGGTGACCGACGACGCCTGCTGGCTGGCGGGCCCGGCCCTCCTGATCGCCACCGGCGCCGTTGACCCCGCCGCGCTCCGCCGCTGA
- the miaA gene encoding tRNA (adenosine(37)-N6)-dimethylallyltransferase MiaA → MTATGPGADGPAGCDAGAGSAGPAGRGAVVAVVGPTAAGKSALSIALAHALGGEVVNADSMQLYRGMDVGTAKLTPVERDGVPHHLLDIWPVTEPASVAEYQRLARAAIDDILARGRVPLLVGGSGLYVRAVLERFEFPGTDPQLRARLEAELAAVGPAPLHARLRAADPAAAEGILPGNGRRIVRALEVIELTGAPFTAALPEPTPYYPSVQLGVDLDTAALDERIALRVDRMWADGLVDEVRGLLDRGLPEGRTASRALGYQQVLRFLAGELTEAEAHDETIRATRRFVRRQRSWFRRDPRIHWLDSADPGLAEAALGLVGAAAR, encoded by the coding sequence GTGACCGCGACCGGGCCCGGCGCCGACGGGCCCGCCGGGTGCGACGCCGGCGCCGGCAGCGCCGGGCCCGCCGGGCGCGGCGCCGTCGTCGCCGTCGTCGGGCCCACCGCCGCCGGCAAGTCCGCGCTGAGCATCGCCCTCGCCCACGCCCTCGGCGGCGAGGTGGTCAACGCCGACTCGATGCAGCTCTACCGGGGCATGGACGTCGGCACGGCGAAGCTCACCCCCGTCGAGCGGGACGGGGTGCCGCACCACCTGCTCGACATCTGGCCGGTGACCGAGCCGGCCAGCGTCGCGGAATACCAGCGGCTGGCCCGCGCGGCGATCGACGACATCCTGGCCCGGGGCCGGGTGCCGCTGCTGGTCGGCGGCTCCGGGCTGTACGTGCGGGCGGTGCTGGAACGGTTCGAGTTCCCCGGCACCGACCCGCAGCTGCGCGCCCGGCTGGAGGCGGAGCTGGCGGCCGTCGGCCCCGCCCCCCTGCACGCCCGGCTGCGCGCGGCCGACCCGGCGGCGGCCGAGGGCATCCTGCCCGGCAACGGCCGGCGGATCGTCCGCGCCCTGGAGGTCATCGAGCTGACCGGGGCCCCGTTCACGGCGGCGCTGCCCGAACCCACCCCGTACTACCCGTCGGTGCAGCTCGGCGTCGACCTGGACACCGCGGCGCTCGACGAGCGGATCGCGCTACGGGTGGACCGGATGTGGGCCGACGGCCTGGTCGACGAGGTCCGGGGCCTGCTCGACCGGGGCCTGCCGGAGGGCCGCACGGCCAGCCGGGCGCTCGGCTACCAGCAGGTGCTGCGCTTCCTCGCCGGCGAGCTGACCGAGGCCGAGGCGCACGACGAGACGATCCGGGCCACCCGGCGGTTCGTCCGCCGGCAGCGCTCCTGGTTCCGCCGCGACCCACGGATCCACTGGCTGGACTCCGCCGACCCGGGGCTGGCCGAGGCGGCGCTGGGTCTCGTCGGCGCGGCTGCGCGATGA
- a CDS encoding DUF349 domain-containing protein, translated as MSDWTAFGRVDADGTVYVKTAEGERVVGSWQAGAPEEGLAHFARRFADLVTEVDLTEARLNSGAADAGHSLTTIRRIRAGLAEAHVVGDIDALTARLDKLAGVAEEKAGEARAAREAARGEALARKTALVEEAEKLAAESTGWKTAGDRLKEILDEWKTIRGVDKKADGELWKRFAAARDGFTRRRGAHFASLDSQRKQAQQVKEDLVAEAEKLRDSTDWAATANQLKDLMTQWKAAPRAAKEAEQKLWERFRAAQDAFFTRRSEVFSARDNEQRANLERKQALLAEAEALDVDADPKGAQAKLREIQAQWHEAGRVPREAAAGLERRLRVVDDKVREVMDSAWRRTTKEDNPLLAQMRAQVAEAEERLARAQAAGDNRRIKEAEQALASKRQFLQLAEQAG; from the coding sequence ATGAGCGACTGGACGGCCTTCGGACGGGTGGACGCGGACGGCACCGTGTACGTCAAGACCGCCGAGGGCGAGCGGGTGGTCGGATCCTGGCAGGCGGGCGCTCCGGAGGAGGGACTGGCCCACTTCGCCCGCCGCTTCGCGGACCTGGTCACCGAGGTGGACCTGACCGAGGCACGGCTCAACTCGGGCGCGGCGGACGCCGGACACTCGTTGACCACGATCCGCCGGATCCGCGCCGGGCTGGCCGAGGCGCACGTCGTCGGCGACATCGACGCCCTGACGGCGCGGCTGGACAAGCTCGCCGGGGTCGCCGAGGAGAAGGCGGGCGAGGCGCGCGCCGCGCGGGAGGCCGCCCGGGGCGAGGCCCTGGCGCGCAAGACCGCCCTCGTGGAGGAGGCCGAGAAACTGGCGGCCGAGTCGACCGGCTGGAAGACCGCCGGGGACCGGCTCAAGGAGATCCTCGACGAGTGGAAGACCATCCGGGGCGTCGACAAGAAGGCCGACGGCGAGCTGTGGAAGCGGTTCGCCGCCGCCCGGGACGGCTTCACCCGCCGCCGGGGCGCCCACTTCGCCTCCCTCGACTCGCAGCGCAAGCAGGCGCAGCAGGTCAAGGAGGACCTGGTCGCCGAGGCCGAGAAGCTGCGGGACTCCACCGACTGGGCGGCCACGGCCAACCAGCTCAAGGACCTGATGACCCAGTGGAAGGCCGCCCCGCGCGCCGCCAAGGAGGCCGAGCAGAAGCTCTGGGAACGGTTCCGGGCGGCCCAGGACGCGTTCTTCACCCGGCGCAGCGAGGTGTTCTCGGCGCGGGACAACGAGCAGCGGGCCAACCTGGAGCGCAAGCAGGCGCTGCTCGCCGAGGCGGAGGCGCTCGACGTCGACGCCGACCCGAAGGGCGCCCAGGCCAAGCTGCGCGAGATCCAGGCGCAGTGGCACGAGGCCGGCCGGGTGCCGCGGGAGGCCGCCGCCGGGCTGGAGCGGCGGCTGCGGGTCGTCGACGACAAGGTCCGTGAGGTGATGGACTCGGCGTGGCGGCGGACCACCAAGGAGGACAACCCGCTGCTGGCCCAGATGCGCGCGCAGGTGGCCGAGGCCGAGGAGCGGCTGGCCCGGGCCCAGGCCGCCGGGGACAACCGGCGGATCAAGGAGGCCGAGCAGGCGCTCGCGTCGAAGCGGCAGTTCCTCCAGCTCGCGGAGCAGGCCGGCTGA
- a CDS encoding cellulase family glycosylhydrolase: protein MHRSTALGGALTALATAAAGVLVAAAVGTAPAAAATGGTGTGYLHTNGSKIVDSTGATVRLTGINWFGMETDNKTFHGLWSNNPWRGQLDTMARLGYNTLRIPYSNDALKPGATASGINDFVNPDLVGLSPLQILDKVIAYAGSKGMRVILDRHRPTAAGQSPLWYTSTVSEATWINDWKMLAQRYANNPTVIGADLHNEPHAEGTNPAATGACWGCGDTTRDWRLAAERAGNAILGVQPNWLIFVEGVSCPSGGLSNVWDNDPSNDEDCGWWGGNLSKAGQFPVRLNVANRLVYSPHEYATSVYEQNWFKAPDYPANLPAIWDKYWGYLYKQNIAPIMMGEFGSTLADPRDKVWLENLMAYTGTGVNGMSFTYWSWNPNSGDTGGIALDDWTNVNTAKQAILQPYLIAPVGGGTDPTPTGSPTGTPTGTPTPTPTSTPPPTTTPPPAGGCTATYQQVSSWAGGFQGELTVKNGGSSAVNPWSVTWNWPAGVTLVSGWNATVTQSGTTVTAAAPAWSASLAAGASVTVGFTANGSAATPGTVKLNGVAC, encoded by the coding sequence ATGCACAGATCCACCGCCCTCGGCGGCGCGCTCACCGCGCTCGCCACCGCCGCGGCCGGCGTCCTCGTCGCCGCCGCCGTCGGCACCGCGCCGGCGGCCGCCGCCACCGGCGGCACCGGCACCGGCTACCTGCACACCAACGGCAGCAAGATCGTCGACAGCACCGGCGCGACGGTCCGCCTGACCGGCATCAACTGGTTCGGCATGGAGACCGACAACAAGACCTTCCACGGCCTGTGGTCGAACAACCCGTGGCGCGGCCAGCTCGACACGATGGCCCGCCTCGGCTACAACACGCTGCGCATCCCGTACTCGAACGACGCGCTGAAGCCGGGGGCGACGGCGAGCGGCATCAACGACTTCGTGAACCCCGACCTGGTGGGGCTGTCGCCGTTGCAGATCCTCGACAAGGTCATCGCCTACGCGGGCAGCAAGGGGATGCGGGTCATCCTGGACCGGCACCGGCCGACCGCGGCCGGGCAGTCGCCGCTGTGGTACACGTCGACCGTGTCGGAGGCGACCTGGATCAACGACTGGAAGATGCTGGCCCAGCGGTACGCGAACAACCCGACGGTCATCGGGGCGGACCTGCACAACGAGCCGCACGCCGAGGGCACCAACCCGGCGGCCACCGGTGCCTGCTGGGGCTGCGGGGACACGACGCGGGACTGGCGGCTGGCGGCCGAGCGGGCCGGCAACGCGATCCTCGGGGTGCAGCCGAACTGGCTGATCTTCGTCGAGGGGGTGAGCTGCCCCAGCGGCGGCCTGTCGAACGTCTGGGACAACGACCCGAGCAACGACGAGGACTGCGGCTGGTGGGGCGGCAACCTGTCCAAGGCCGGGCAGTTCCCCGTCCGGCTGAACGTGGCGAACCGGCTGGTCTACTCCCCGCACGAGTACGCCACCAGCGTCTACGAGCAGAACTGGTTCAAGGCGCCGGACTACCCGGCGAACCTGCCGGCGATCTGGGACAAGTACTGGGGATACCTCTACAAGCAGAACATCGCCCCGATCATGATGGGCGAGTTCGGCAGCACCCTGGCCGACCCGCGCGACAAGGTGTGGCTGGAGAACCTGATGGCGTACACCGGCACCGGGGTCAACGGCATGTCGTTCACCTACTGGTCGTGGAACCCGAACTCGGGTGACACCGGCGGCATCGCGCTGGACGACTGGACCAACGTCAACACGGCGAAGCAGGCGATCCTCCAGCCGTACCTGATCGCGCCGGTGGGTGGCGGGACCGATCCGACGCCGACCGGAAGCCCGACGGGGACGCCGACCGGCACCCCCACGCCCACGCCGACCTCCACCCCGCCGCCGACCACCACGCCGCCGCCGGCCGGCGGCTGCACGGCCACCTACCAGCAGGTCAGCTCGTGGGCGGGCGGCTTCCAGGGCGAGCTCACCGTGAAGAACGGCGGTTCGTCGGCGGTCAACCCGTGGTCGGTGACCTGGAACTGGCCGGCCGGGGTCACGCTGGTCAGCGGCTGGAACGCCACCGTGACCCAGTCCGGCACGACGGTGACAGCCGCCGCGCCGGCCTGGTCCGCCTCGCTCGCGGCGGGCGCGTCGGTGACCGTCGGCTTCACCGCCAACGGGTCCGCCGCGACGCCCGGCACGGTCAAGCTGAACGGCGTCGCCTGCTGA
- a CDS encoding pectate lyase family protein: protein MRITARRRTTLLAAAATASALVAGALTVATAPASAGPTDLVGWATQNGGTTGGGSTPATTVTSASALTTAVGSSSAAVIRVSGAISCSGMLRVRSNKTILGNPGATISGCGFNISGDRNVIIRNITFKSWNDDAINVQESATNIWVDHNTFTGGYDGAVDIKRGSDFVTVSWNRVYSHDKSMLLGHSDDNASQDTGHLRVTYHHNWFDASTQRHPRVRFGNPVHVYNNYYYRNSGYGVASTMSAGVLVEGNYFESVSDPFHLGEGSSGPGTLVARNNYFVSSGSGQAGGSVKSIPYSYTLDSASSVKSIVTGGAGAGRISV from the coding sequence ATGCGCATCACGGCACGACGTCGCACCACGCTGCTCGCCGCAGCCGCCACCGCCTCCGCCCTCGTCGCCGGAGCCCTCACCGTCGCCACCGCCCCGGCCTCGGCCGGACCCACCGACCTGGTCGGCTGGGCCACCCAGAACGGGGGCACCACGGGCGGCGGCAGCACCCCGGCCACCACGGTCACCAGCGCCTCCGCGCTGACCACCGCCGTCGGGTCCAGCAGCGCGGCGGTGATCCGGGTCTCCGGCGCCATCTCCTGCTCCGGCATGCTGCGGGTCCGGTCCAACAAGACCATCCTCGGCAACCCGGGCGCGACCATCAGCGGCTGCGGCTTCAACATCAGCGGCGACCGCAACGTGATCATCCGCAACATCACGTTCAAGAGCTGGAACGACGACGCGATCAACGTGCAGGAGTCGGCGACCAACATCTGGGTCGACCACAACACCTTCACCGGCGGCTACGACGGCGCGGTCGACATCAAGCGCGGCTCGGACTTCGTCACCGTGTCGTGGAACCGGGTCTACAGCCACGACAAGTCGATGCTGCTCGGCCACAGCGACGACAACGCCAGCCAGGACACCGGCCACCTCCGGGTGACCTACCACCACAACTGGTTCGACGCGAGCACCCAGCGGCACCCCCGGGTCCGCTTCGGCAACCCGGTGCACGTCTACAACAACTACTACTACCGCAACAGCGGCTACGGCGTGGCCTCCACCATGAGCGCCGGCGTGCTCGTCGAGGGCAACTACTTCGAGAGCGTCAGCGACCCGTTCCACCTCGGCGAGGGCAGCTCCGGGCCCGGCACCCTGGTCGCCCGGAACAACTACTTCGTCAGCTCCGGCAGCGGCCAGGCCGGCGGCAGCGTGAAGAGCATCCCGTACTCGTACACCCTCGACAGCGCGAGCAGCGTCAAGTCGATCGTGACGGGCGGCGCGGGCGCGGGTCGGATCTCGGTCTGA
- the miaB gene encoding tRNA (N6-isopentenyl adenosine(37)-C2)-methylthiotransferase MiaB: MTTAAAGSPRTYQVRTYGCQMNVHDSERISGLLEQAGYVRAVEADGEPDVVVFNTCAVRENADNRLYGNLGHLRPVKDKHPGMQIAVGGCLAQKDRGDIVRKAPWVDVVFGTHNIGSLPALLERARHNAAAEVEILESLDVFPSTLPTRRESTYAGWVSISVGCNNTCTFCIVPSLRGKEKDRRPGDVLAEVRALVDSGVLEVTLLGQNVNSYGVEFGDRYAFGKLLRACGEIDGLERVRFTSPHPKDFTDDVIAAMAETPNVCHSLHMPLQSGSDDVLKAMRRSYRSEKYLGIIERVRAAMPDAAITTDIIVGFPGETEADFQRTLDVVREARFASAFTFQYSKRPGTPAATMPDQLSKQVVQERYERLIATVEEITWAENRKLVGQPVEVLVAVGEGRKDERTGRMSGRARDGRLVHFATGANGQHGATGANGQHGDGGLLAGRIRPGDIVHTTVTYAAPHHLNADGAPLAHRRTRAGDAAEAGRAPRTPGVLLGLPTVGAPAATPAPATGCAAH; this comes from the coding sequence ATGACTACCGCAGCCGCGGGCAGCCCGCGCACCTACCAGGTGCGCACGTACGGCTGCCAGATGAACGTGCACGACTCCGAGCGCATTTCCGGCCTGCTGGAACAGGCGGGTTACGTGCGCGCCGTCGAGGCCGACGGCGAGCCCGACGTGGTGGTGTTCAACACCTGCGCCGTCCGGGAGAACGCCGACAACCGGCTCTACGGCAACCTGGGTCACCTGCGCCCCGTGAAGGACAAGCACCCCGGGATGCAGATCGCCGTCGGTGGCTGCCTCGCCCAGAAGGACCGCGGCGACATCGTCCGCAAGGCGCCCTGGGTGGACGTGGTGTTCGGCACGCACAACATCGGGTCGCTGCCGGCGCTGCTGGAGCGGGCCCGGCACAACGCCGCCGCCGAGGTGGAGATCCTGGAGTCGCTCGACGTCTTCCCGTCGACGCTGCCGACCCGGCGCGAGTCGACGTACGCCGGCTGGGTGTCGATCTCGGTCGGCTGCAACAACACCTGCACGTTCTGCATCGTGCCGTCCCTGCGCGGCAAGGAGAAGGACCGCCGCCCGGGCGACGTCCTCGCCGAGGTCCGCGCCCTGGTCGACTCGGGCGTGCTGGAGGTGACCCTGCTCGGGCAGAACGTCAACTCCTACGGCGTCGAGTTCGGCGACCGCTACGCGTTCGGCAAGCTGCTGCGCGCCTGCGGCGAGATCGACGGGCTGGAGCGGGTCCGGTTCACCAGCCCGCACCCGAAGGACTTCACCGACGACGTGATCGCCGCGATGGCCGAGACCCCGAACGTCTGCCACTCGCTGCACATGCCGTTGCAGTCCGGATCCGACGACGTGCTGAAGGCGATGCGCCGGTCCTACCGGTCGGAGAAGTACCTGGGGATCATCGAGCGGGTCCGGGCGGCGATGCCCGACGCGGCGATCACCACCGACATCATCGTCGGCTTCCCCGGCGAGACCGAGGCCGACTTCCAGCGCACGCTGGACGTGGTCCGCGAGGCCCGGTTCGCCTCGGCGTTCACGTTCCAGTATTCCAAGCGCCCCGGCACGCCGGCCGCGACGATGCCCGACCAGCTGTCCAAGCAGGTGGTGCAGGAGCGCTACGAGCGGCTGATCGCGACGGTGGAGGAGATCACCTGGGCGGAGAACCGCAAGCTGGTGGGGCAGCCCGTCGAGGTGCTGGTCGCCGTCGGCGAGGGGCGCAAGGACGAGCGCACGGGCCGGATGTCGGGCCGGGCCCGCGACGGCCGCCTGGTCCACTTCGCGACTGGCGCGAACGGCCAGCACGGCGCGACTGGCGCGAACGGCCAGCACGGCGACGGGGGCCTGCTCGCCGGCCGGATCCGGCCCGGCGACATCGTGCACACCACGGTCACCTACGCCGCCCCGCACCACCTCAACGCCGACGGGGCGCCGCTGGCGCACCGGCGCACCCGGGCCGGCGACGCCGCCGAGGCCGGCCGCGCCCCGCGTACCCCCGGGGTGTTGCTCGGGCTGCCCACGGTCGGCGCGCCGGCCGCGACGCCCGCGCCGGCGACCGGCTGCGCGGCGCACTGA
- a CDS encoding DUF2277 family protein — translation MCRSIKTLREPYVPEVSRADIEAAALQYVRKISGFRAPAAHNAAAFDAAVAAVAEATATLLDQLVVRGGTPQRPAAEG, via the coding sequence GTGTGCCGCAGCATCAAGACCCTGCGTGAGCCGTACGTGCCGGAGGTGAGCCGGGCCGACATCGAGGCGGCGGCGTTGCAGTACGTCCGGAAGATCTCCGGATTCCGCGCGCCGGCCGCGCACAACGCGGCGGCGTTCGACGCTGCCGTGGCCGCCGTCGCCGAGGCCACCGCGACGCTGCTGGACCAGCTCGTGGTGCGCGGCGGCACCCCGCAGCGCCCGGCCGCCGAGGGCTGA
- the selD gene encoding selenide, water dikinase SelD, with product MTEPVRLTDYARGGGCACKIPPGELEAMVAGLGPASGTADLLVGLENGDDAAVVRLDERTGLVTTADFFTPVVDDAYDWGRIAAANALSDVYAMGGTPLVALNLLCWPRERLPLELAREVLRGGQDVAREAGCHLAGGHSVDDDGPKYGLAVTGVVRPEELITLDAGRAGLPLSLTKPLGVGVLNTRHKATGERFAEAVASMAALNRDAARAAVAAGIRCGTDVTGFGLLGHASKLARASRLTVAIDAARVPYLPGAREALRDGYVSGGTRRNLDWVTPWTDFGGADEGERLLLADAQTSGGLLVAGELPGATVIGELLPRGEHLLVVR from the coding sequence ATGACCGAGCCGGTGCGCCTGACCGACTACGCCCGTGGCGGCGGCTGCGCGTGCAAGATCCCGCCCGGCGAGCTGGAGGCGATGGTCGCCGGCCTCGGCCCGGCCAGCGGCACGGCCGACCTGCTGGTCGGGCTGGAGAACGGCGACGACGCCGCGGTGGTCCGCCTCGACGAGCGCACCGGCCTGGTGACCACCGCCGACTTCTTCACCCCGGTCGTCGACGACGCCTACGACTGGGGGCGCATCGCCGCGGCCAACGCGCTCTCCGACGTGTACGCCATGGGCGGCACCCCGCTCGTCGCGCTCAACCTGCTCTGCTGGCCGCGCGAGCGGCTGCCGCTGGAGTTGGCCCGGGAGGTGCTGCGCGGCGGCCAGGACGTGGCCCGGGAGGCCGGCTGCCACCTGGCCGGCGGGCACAGTGTCGACGACGACGGCCCGAAGTACGGGCTCGCGGTCACCGGCGTGGTCCGGCCCGAGGAGCTGATCACCCTCGACGCCGGGCGGGCCGGGCTGCCGCTGTCGCTGACCAAGCCGCTCGGCGTCGGGGTGCTCAACACCCGGCACAAGGCCACCGGCGAGCGGTTCGCCGAGGCGGTCGCCTCGATGGCGGCGCTGAACCGGGACGCGGCCCGGGCGGCGGTCGCCGCCGGCATCCGGTGCGGCACGGACGTGACCGGGTTCGGGCTGCTCGGGCACGCCTCGAAGCTGGCCCGGGCCAGCCGGCTCACGGTGGCGATCGACGCGGCCCGGGTGCCCTACCTGCCGGGCGCGCGGGAGGCGCTGCGTGACGGGTACGTCAGCGGCGGCACCCGGCGCAACCTGGACTGGGTGACGCCCTGGACCGACTTCGGCGGTGCCGACGAGGGGGAGCGGCTGCTGCTGGCCGACGCGCAGACCTCGGGCGGCCTGCTGGTCGCCGGGGAGCTGCCGGGGGCCACGGTGATCGGTGAGCTGCTGCCGCGCGGCGAGCACCTGCTGGTCGTGCGCTGA
- a CDS encoding amino acid ABC transporter ATP-binding protein produces the protein MDDVTTAEPLIVLDGVNKHFGPLHVLQDVSLSVGRGEVVVVIGPSGSGKSTLCRAINRLEPISSGTITFDGTPLPAEGKALARLRSEVGMVFQSFNLFAHKTILENVTLGPVKVSKEKPAAARERGLALLDRVGIANQADKYPAQLSGGQQQRAAIARALAMQPKAMLFDEPTSALDPEMVGEVLEVMTSLARDGMTMVVVTHEMGFARHAANRVIFMADGQLVEDAPPAEFFANPRSERAKDFLSKILTH, from the coding sequence GTGGACGACGTGACGACGGCCGAACCGCTCATCGTGCTGGACGGGGTCAACAAGCACTTCGGGCCGCTGCACGTGCTGCAGGACGTCTCGCTCTCGGTCGGCCGGGGCGAGGTCGTCGTCGTGATCGGCCCCTCGGGCTCGGGCAAGTCGACGCTGTGCCGGGCGATCAACCGGTTGGAGCCGATCAGCTCCGGCACCATCACCTTCGACGGCACCCCGCTGCCCGCCGAGGGCAAGGCGCTGGCCCGGCTGCGCAGCGAGGTCGGCATGGTGTTCCAGTCGTTCAACCTCTTCGCGCACAAGACGATCCTGGAGAACGTCACGCTCGGCCCCGTCAAGGTCAGCAAGGAGAAGCCGGCCGCCGCGCGCGAGCGCGGGCTGGCCCTGCTGGACCGGGTCGGCATCGCCAACCAGGCCGACAAGTATCCGGCGCAGCTCTCCGGCGGCCAGCAGCAGCGGGCCGCGATCGCCCGCGCGCTGGCCATGCAGCCCAAGGCGATGCTCTTCGACGAGCCGACCAGCGCGCTCGACCCCGAGATGGTCGGCGAGGTGCTGGAGGTGATGACCTCCCTGGCCCGCGACGGCATGACCATGGTCGTGGTCACCCACGAGATGGGCTTCGCCCGGCACGCCGCCAACCGGGTCATCTTCATGGCCGACGGCCAGCTCGTCGAGGACGCTCCCCCGGCCGAGTTCTTCGCCAACCCGCGCAGCGAGCGCGCCAAGGACTTCCTGTCGAAGATCCTGACGCACTAG
- a CDS encoding glutamate ABC transporter substrate-binding protein, with protein MRMKRVAAVAMAAALSFGMAACGGDSDGESGGSGAKGIVGKAQNQKKLVIGVKADQPGLGLQTGSTYEGFDVEIAKIIAKGLGVEAGSIEWKTTVSANREPFIQQGTVDLVVATYTINDERKQKISFAGPYFIAGQDLLVKADSTLAGPEGLDGKTVCSVTGSTPAKRIQTEHPKAKLQQFDSYSKCLPLLENGQVDAVTTDDIILAGYAAQEQYAGKFKVVGKPFSTEPYGIGLKKDDKDGCEKVNEILKAAASDGSYKAAWDSTLGKSGKAAPELDTTKLTNCGSV; from the coding sequence ATGCGTATGAAGCGCGTGGCGGCAGTCGCCATGGCCGCCGCCCTGTCGTTCGGCATGGCCGCCTGCGGCGGCGACAGCGACGGCGAGTCCGGTGGTTCGGGTGCCAAGGGCATCGTCGGCAAGGCGCAGAACCAGAAGAAGCTGGTGATCGGCGTCAAGGCGGACCAGCCCGGCCTCGGCCTCCAGACCGGCAGCACCTACGAGGGCTTCGACGTCGAGATCGCCAAGATCATCGCCAAGGGCCTCGGCGTCGAGGCCGGCAGCATCGAGTGGAAGACCACCGTCTCCGCCAACCGCGAGCCCTTCATCCAGCAGGGCACCGTCGACCTGGTCGTGGCGACGTACACGATCAACGACGAGCGCAAGCAGAAGATCAGCTTTGCCGGGCCGTACTTCATCGCCGGGCAGGACCTGCTGGTCAAGGCGGACTCCACGCTCGCCGGGCCGGAAGGGCTGGACGGCAAGACCGTCTGCTCGGTGACCGGCTCGACCCCGGCCAAGCGGATCCAGACCGAGCACCCGAAGGCCAAGCTCCAGCAGTTCGACTCGTACTCGAAGTGTCTGCCGCTGCTGGAGAACGGCCAGGTGGACGCGGTGACCACCGACGACATCATCTTGGCCGGCTACGCCGCGCAGGAGCAGTACGCCGGCAAGTTCAAGGTGGTCGGCAAGCCCTTCTCCACCGAGCCCTACGGGATCGGCCTGAAGAAGGACGACAAGGACGGCTGCGAGAAGGTCAACGAGATCCTCAAGGCCGCCGCCTCGGACGGCTCCTACAAGGCCGCCTGGGACTCGACGCTGGGCAAGAGCGGCAAGGCCGCGCCCGAGCTGGACACCACCAAGCTGACCAACTGCGGCAGCGTCTGA